In Panicum virgatum strain AP13 chromosome 5K, P.virgatum_v5, whole genome shotgun sequence, the genomic window ATGGTATGAGCAGTTGATCAATATTAATGAAATATGGAAGAGTTGAATGTAGGGGTGCAAATATGAGGGCTTGTTGGAGTTCATTGTGAGAGATCCTCATTTGGGTGGAATAGAAGGGGGGGGGGCAAAAGTAGGAGTTTGgatggagatgctctaataaataaaataatgagAGAATAGGCGGGTTCATCTATTCAATCTGCTTCATATCTGTCTAAATACCTTAGGCATGGAgagaaaaaataacaaaaaaaaggaacaatTGCTGTCCCTGTTACATGACTCACTCTAGTAACTCCAACTTTGCAACAACTATCACAACATTGGTCATGGGTACACATGGCAAGAGGTGCAGATACATAGTGTGGACAGAATTCCCAACAAAGTGGAAGGATCGTGCGGTATATGATCATATGCTTGTGAAAAAAATATAATGTCCACCAGTTTGATTGACCATGACAAGGTATGttccatgaaaaaaaattatgcaacaacAGTATGACCTAGTGAAACATTTTAGGAAATTTGCCAACATGAACAATATAGAACATTGCCTCATTAAGAATGGTTTTGGTTGATAGATAGAATGGAACATCAAGTTGGCTGTGCTTACCTTCTAGCTTCCTCCTCCCGACGTTTTGCATCAAACTCTTTGCTTGGGGGATACCTTGGCAAGCTTGAAGGATTGCAAGCATATGGTTTTGTTGTAAAAAACTACAGACACAACATACACTCATGGTTAATTATTTACGAAAGGGAGAACGAAATAGAAGAACAAAACTATCAGTGCCACTTTTGGGCATATTACTCAATAACAGAAGGATGAGACTCGCTAGAGAAAATCTTCAAGTAAGTGGGCATCTACACATCATATTCTAATAAAATTAAACTAGAACAAAGAAATGCATGACAATTGAGCATTCATGCTTCCTGATTGCGATAGACTAggtaggcaaaagttcattttgCAATGTTCAAATTTCATATTCTAGAATATTTCGAGGCAAATAAAATGAGAATTGAAATGTGTAtctgataaaaaaaaagaataacctGTTCTAAAAAATAAGGCAAAATGTCTTTGTGCAACTGGAGAAAAGTTTATGAGGGAAATTGAATACCTCACTTTGCAATGCAGAAGATGCAGTTCCACGATCTGCTGGGTCTACAGAAAGAAGAACATCTACTAATGCCAGAGCAGGAGTAGGAAACTCTTTAAATGTTTCTGATACACGCCTGGCATACGGGTGTTGCGGTTTGAAAATGGTGGCATGAGGAAGTTTAGATTTCCTCCAATAGTCCTCTGACGGCGAACCACAGAGTTTAAATATTTTATGCAACTGCTCAACCTAGAAACAGTGGACAAGTTTTAATAACTTTGTTTTGTAGACAAGAATACCTACTGAAGAATGAGTGCAAGCTTGTTGCCATACCTCTGTTCTACCAGGCATGATAGGCTTGCCAGCATATAGCTCAGCAAGAATGCAGCCAGCACTCCAGAGATCTACAGCAACACCATAATTAGTAGCACCAAGCAAAAGTTCTGGTGGCCTATACCATAACGTGACAACACGACTAGTCAAAGGGTGCCGTTGTTCTGGATCAAAGAAACTTGCTAATCCAAAATCTGCAATCTTCAATATGCCTCGGTTGTCAATCAAAAGATTGGAACCCTTGATGTCACGGTGCAGAATGTGACGACTGTGGCAATGCTCAAGACCACGGAGGAGCTGTTGCATGTAACACTTCACCTGCACAATAATGATCTTTATTATCTGGATGTTCTGAAAACAGTTTAAACAAATAGCTAGTTTTCACTTCATTTCTAAAATGCTACTGACTACCATGCAATGTTGTAGACTCTTATTTCTCTGAGACTAAGATATTCATGAACGTATAGTATGACAGAAAAGTAGCAGGAATATATACCAGTGGATACTCTATGCACCACAATGATATAGTACATACCTGGGATTCAGTAAACTTTACTCCAGGGAAAGAAGCCAGTCCAGCTAGGTCATGCTCCATGTACTCAAAAACAAGATATAAGCTGCAGGACATCCTTGATGTTACAAGACCTTCTAGCTTGATAACATTTGGATGATCAAGCCGACGCAAAATGAGGATTTCCCTCGCCATAAATTTCACGCTCTCAGGTTCCAAATTATCAAATCGTACTTTCTTCAAAGCAACAATCTTCTCTTTTTCGAGATCACGAGCTCTGTAAACATTACTGTATGTACCCTGACCAATCTGAATAAACAAAAGAacaattattaaaaaaaatcctaaCAGTAAAATAAAGCTGATAGAATCTACAGATGCCAGTCTTCACAGTGATTACATTACAACCACACCTGGCAAGTGGCAACACTCATGAAGCACATCTGAGTACATGACCTCAACAATTCACCTGGACTCTTAAACAAAGTCCAAGTATTTCAATCAAATGTCAGTTCCTACCATCCCACTCCAAAGTGAAAACCTAAAGTATAAAGCCAGAACAGATACAACAGAACACCACACTTTGTTATACACTTATACTGCAGAATATCTTATAATTTGCCAGTTGAACTACCCTTGCTGGCGAAAAAAGGTACAGAAGAAAAATGAAGGGCATAGGTCTTACATTTAAAATTTCGTCACCATATTCCTGGAAATAGAGCAAAGTTTACCGCATTTTACCAAAAAGCTTGCAAGCAATGGCTACTATTTCCAAGTTCCAAGGTCCACCGAAacttaaaaaaaatccaaaagaaagaaaatgccACTGCATTCTCCCATCCAACATAAAAGGCGCCCCCCACTAATAACGGAATGTTACTATTTCCTGCCATCCCCAGCTGCCATTGCCAAgcattgacaaaaaaaaaacaaatccaGAGAATGGAAGTATCCCACGATATTAAATTGTGTCCTCATCGCTAGAAATACCATGTAAAACGTAACATTTCCCCATTTACCGCACAAATTTTCCGCTCCCCATCTGTTCACAGAGAGCAACGCCTCAGCTTATCTTCTCATCTAGTAATAGAAATCCTCCAAAACTAATAACTTACAGCATAATTTTACAAATCATTACTGTTCTGAGATTCCAACACAGGCGAATGGAAATGGAAAGAGAACAAACTGGCAGGGGCGAAGGAACGAACAAGGTCCTACCTTGTCGAGCTTCTCGAACGattcggcgcggcgcggcacccATCCGCGCACGGCCTCCGGGGCAACGGCGACGAGCCACGGCGGCCACCCTGCGGCCACCTGCTCCCCCTCCACTACCCTGGGCACCGGGCTCCTGACCtggcacgccgccgccatcgccatcaTCGCCCGCCTCCTCTccagcgcctcctccctcccgctACCCGCCCTGGCATGCTGCTGcttccgcgcctcctcctccctcctcactGCCGCCGAGAGCTtcgcggccggcggaggcgtTGTGCGGCACTGGCCGTCGTCgaaggcggaggaggggcggccgcAGACGCAGCCCATGGCGACGGCTGCAGCTgcaacggcggccgcggcggtgagTGGGGACCGGCTGTCTGGCTTAGCTCGGCCGGTGCAGCCACCGGAGGAAGCGCGGCATGCGTAGGAAGTGGGTGGATCTCAGAGCTAGGGTTTGTTGAGCGCGGATTAGGGTTGGGAttggtggcggtggaggaggatgaAGGAGTGGAAACCACGGCGCGGTGGAAGTGGAAGTGGAAGGGGAGCAGCAACGGCACTCGCAGGAGAAGACAGCGGGAGGGTATGGGCTCGTTTGTAAATTTGATCTCTGCAAAGGGTGTCCTTGTTGTTTGGGGTCTTATTTGCACATGAGGACTTACAAGATTTATAACTACTGGAGTCGGGAGTCGGGACGCAAAATGAGATTTGGAATTTTGTCATGAAATACAAAATGAATATTACTACGTACCTCCGATTGTTTTTGAAAAGCCTACTACCTCCAATTGAGATTATAAGAGTTATTACTTTTTTTagtagaaaaaataaataataataataatataatttttatgGCACAAATAATGTCTTGTATTTAGAAATATTTCCTTTATGCATACTTTTTGTATCATGTAAATAAAATATCAGTAGAGTAATTATTTATCGAAACCTTATTCTAAAGAAATAAGTAAAATGAATAGTGCCTTTGTAGCGGTGGTGAAGCTAGAACAAATTGAAAGGTGGTGCACTTACATCATGGGAGCATGGAGTTAAGCTatgggggtgtgtgtgtgtgtgtaatagacttaatttcaaattttgctttATATTTTGGGTGCACGGGCACCTCCTAAACAATATATAGATTACAGGCATTATTCTATAGGCTCTTAGAATCTAATGTGCCACGTTTGCTAAGTGATGTCTTCATAAACACACACAACAGTCACATTGATTGTTTGGATGCtcattaggagtattaaataaagtctaattataaaaatagttgcaaaatttttaggctaattcgcgagatgaaTAGCAAATGTTTACTGTAGCTCACTGTATTGAAAGCTTTTACTGCGGGGACAATCAATGAAGAGATGAGCATTGCCCATCATTTTGCATGTGACAATATAAGAGCCGGGCCTTGGTACTCAATCTATTCCTATGTAACAAGTTAGTATAGACTTCTGAaactactttttttttccttcctcaACTGATGGCAGCGTTCGACAAAGAGGGGGCTCATGCCCCCATCAGTCAAAATGTAACGTTTAATggttcttttatttgttttcaaTGTAATTACTAGAGCCAACCACCCATGTGGGTTGTGTTTTTATTATTCaaataagaaaaaagaaatCGTACTAATTCAAGACACAATGGAGCTCAACCTTCATATAAATAAAAGGTCTATTTGGATTCACACAATTTGAATTtaaccaactaaaattttgaagCTAGACTTCAGCTAGCCAAAAGTTGTCCAAGCTAAACTTTAGCTGGGGTGTTTGGACCCTCCAGCTAATAGACTTAGCTAAAATTTAGCTGGCTTTAGCTGTGTTGAAACAGCTAAGCTCAGCTAAACTTTAGCCGGCCTTTTAGCTGGGCCGTTGGGATCCCTAATAGCTAAATTTAGCCGACTAATGTTTAGTTGGTGGATCCAAACAAATCCAGAGCCTAGAAAAGGTGCTTGGCCAGCAACGACaagctaaaaaataaaaaaatgttaaTATTTACTACACATTATAATCCTTTTGTAAACTTCGCCACCAAAAGAACTTGAATTTTCATATCATTTACTCCTCTAGTATCATCACTAGTGGAGCAAAAAACATGTGACAAATCAAACTGGATAATCAAAAACCTTTAAGTATCCATTCATATATCCTCACAAGTTTAAAACAAGATATCGGTTCATATAGTGAGGTACTAATAAAAAACGTGAAGTAACATTCGGTGATCGAAATTGGCAGAGATATACAAAATGGGTTGCCGACATTTTGTCCATCAACACGGCTAGCACTTGAGGTGCTCAACTCTAACCGTAAACTGccctctctcaaaaaaaaaactaacagtAAGCTCTCTCTGGAGGAAGTACAAAATCCTAATAAACCAACTTGTGGAGGGCTTAAACGCAGACCTGTCAGAATTAAAGGAGGAAGGTGTGCTTCGCTGCGATGTCTCTGCACCCGCAGCAATTCCTCTAGCTACCGGCTTCCTCGCGAACCCTCCCCCCCAGCACGCCCCGGCAAGCGCGTCATTCCGCTGGGGCCCCGCGTGTCAGCGAGTACCACGCCTGCGGGGCGGGTAGCCTCCCGGGTGCGGCTCTTCGAGACCGGCGCCGGCCGTTAAGACTGTGGCTGCCAATCGGATTGCGCAGGAGGCGTGTCCGCGCCACAGCTGCTACGCCCCCACCGGCCGCGTACACAGGATCTCCGCGAGGCTaaggctgaccacagcggagggagcacgagcaaatttgctccctcctcgtttcccacactctctctgtctacagtgccaaacagtacatctatagtgtcaaacagtgtatttgctccttcatttACTCTctccactgtggacggtctaaCACCAGGCTCCTTCCCGCCACCCGCCCCAACAGGGCAACAGTCCTCACCTCGAACTCGAAGacagtttcctttttttttcagaactGCTGATGGCAACTGCTACTAGTAGTagcataacttttttttttgaaaaaaactaGTAGTAGCATAATGAGACTACAGTTTGAAGCTTGGAGCGTTGAGCtgacagatttttttttttgaaagatcagCATCAGCTGACAGAAAATCAGGGTTACGTTTGGGTTGGTCTGCACTCTGCAGTGGGAAACGGAGATATCAATGTCATTTGGGTTTCAGTATGTCACCTTCGGTGCATTATTCAGATTTAGCCAGGTGACGCATCTAATCTAAGCAGCCGTTATATATTTATACATATAATAAGTTGGCAGAgccgacacacacacacattcggCTGGTCAGCGTCGTCGTCGTTAACGGAGGGAGAGACACTCGTGTAAGCAATCATTTTTGTGGCCACAGATCATGCAGCAGCTGGCTGCAGGATCCCTGCTTCCAGCAAATCAAAGCTTAGACCtggtttagatgcataaagttttggATATAAAGTACTGTAGTATTttcatttgtatttggtaattattgtcccgctatgggttaactaggctcaaaagttTTGTTTCGCTTaaagacaaactgtgtaattagttgttttgtttagctatatttaatacttcatgcatgtgttaaaaattcgatgtgatatgaaattttataaagttttggaattttgaaggaaactaaacaagaccttatATACAATGTATTGTGGTACCATTGGTCAAGTGCGTTCCTGAATTCAAGCGTGTGTTGTGTGACGTGCGCTAGCTTTGAACCATTGACCGAGAGCTAGACAGCAGGCTGCTAGCAGCCCATTGCGACCACAGAGACAGAGTCGCAGAGACGGAGACAGATACACGGAcgaacagagagagagagagagccagcGTGGACGagcatgcaagcaaacaagaaCAAGAGGATGGGATCGGGAGACAGGTCATGCATATGAAACAAGAGCTGGCATTAATAGGGCCCGGCCGATCATGGCTTAACATGCGTCCGAAGAATCCCCTGTAGTCTGTAGAAGATCGTGACCCTGCTGATTAGAGACAACTACTGTAGCCAAATGTACGCAGTAGAAGCTGCCACAGCGAATCAAGTATTTAATTTTTGCCTCCTCCAGGTAGCTGCTCGTCGTCATTCAGTATTCGGTTTGTGCAAAATGTCCCGGACAAACCTAACACTGGCCATGCCCATGCgtaactgtttttttttttgttgttgttgttgttgaaagGAAACCATGCTTAATTGTGTAGATGATGAGATGGTAGCACCGGCATTAGCATTAGCATTAGCATTAGCATTAGCAATTGCTTTATCTCCTTGGGATTTGTACGAGAGGCCTGGGGTTCGATACGATCGTGTATGCACGTACGGACAATAAGTAGCTAGcagaagagaagaggaagagcaCATGGAGATCTCGATCAGCCGGGTGGATTGGATCTGGAAGAACCGGCCGGGCGCGTGTGCAGGTGGACATCCAATTCGCTCCAACCACCGGCGGGGCCGGTGGTGGCCCCTCCTGATCCCTCTCGTCCCGTCTCGCCCAACCACGCAGCACGTGTGATTAATGACCCGGCCAGTTCATCACATACACGGACGATTAATTAAACTACTACTACGTACTAGTAGTAGTTAGCTAGCTACATACAGTACATGATGCATGGGCTGCCGGCGGCCTCGTCAGTTAATTGTTTAACCTCGTGCTCGTGTCCTGCTACTGTACCTGTACGAGCAGCTAATGATCTCCTTCGATCAGCGGAGCATCATCAGATCAGCCTCAGATCGCTCCCGTGATCCCGTCCCGGCGGCCAGCTTCCCTGCCTGATGACGGGGACTCTGATCGAGCTCTTCCTCTTTGCACAACAGCCAACGTGCCTCTGCCAGCTCCTGGTCGGTCTGGAATCTGGATCACCCGGCAGCCGTTTTAGTTTGTCATAGTTTCAACTGCATGTTAAAATTTACTTATTTAATATTTGAACAAAGTAAAATACTCTatccgtttcaaattgtaggtcgtttgacttttttaaccTCCAGTTTGACCATTCgtttaattcaaaatttatgcaaaatatcacttttttGTTATAGCTCGCTTTATCAACAAAAatgatttaaatttgactacatttacacaaattttttgaataagacgaatggtTAAACTTGagataaaaaaatatcaaacGACATGTAGCTTGAAACAGAGTGAGTACTTTACAATTCGGGACGGGGGAGTGGTAGTCCTGAACTCCTGGTATACAATAATACTATTATAAGTTTGTACTAGTAACTTATTGTTGCTAAGAAATCTGATGGAGAAGAAGACAAGGAGAGGAGCAGACAAAAGTTGGGTCGAGAGTCGAGACACCGTGCCACAGTCCACAGTACTATAAAGTCGTAGGAGAGAGAACTGCATGCTAAGGACGACCACGACCACGAGGAGTGGAGACCTGGGTGCCCTTACTTTCTAAAGAAATTCGTTTAAAGAGTGTAGAATAAGAATAGATTAATAAAAAAGAGTCTAGATTACTTCGGTACAGATCTTCTTAACAATCGAAACCTGGGTTATTTCGCGGGCGGATAATCGGTCCACGTCGCCCGTTAACCCGCTAACCGTTGGATCGGGGTAGTAAGCGGCGCCATCCGTCCGATTGCGGGTTGGTTCGGGCATCGACCCTGCTCAGCCAAACCGGGGCGCTCGCGAATCCTCGCGAACCTGTGCTTCTCCTTCGCCTCTCCGCCACCCTCTTTCTCGCCTGCGCGCCGCCTGCAGCACgacccgccgccctccgccgacCGCCTGCGAGCAGCTGCGCtacccgccgccctccgccgacCGCTCGACCGCCTGCCGGCTTCCGCATCGGTGGCCACGGACCTCGTCCGTTTGTCCCTCCGCTCCCCAATCGATTCTCCCGAGATTCCGTCCCCTCCGCCCTGtcggcctccctcctcccctcacCTGCCGTACTGCGCCGCCCGCATCCATATTCTCCGGCCAGTGGACGGAGACAAGACAAAGCCCGTGTGAGGCTGTGCCGCCCACACCTCCCTCCACATGGCATCATTGGCATGCCGCTACTATCCTCACCCGCTCTTCGACCGCTGCGAGCAAGGGCCCCTCTAATTCCCGCATCACCGAGGTCCACGTCGTCGGTTGTCGGTAAGGCACCTCTTATTTCTTCCTCAACTGATGCAGCACAGCTGcccctccttccctctctcgTACAAAGCAGATCAGCAGGGGAGCTACAGCTCCGTTCCAAGCAATCCCATGGGTGGTCCTTGGTGTTCCTTCTCAACAAACGCAGCACACCTACTGCTCCTACCCTCTCAAGTACAGGCAGATCGGAAGGGGGAGCTACAACTCCATTGCAAGCAGTCCCATGGGTGTTGCGGTCTCCTCTGTAATGCCCCCTAGATACattctcctctccctcttccttcAATAGATATcaaggtcaccaagatgtagggTTGGAGAATgggcatttttttttcaaatgccATAGAGCTGAGTGGAATTTGTGCAAAATGAGTTAGTTATGATACGAATAGATGAATCCTATTGTTTCAGAGTTCAATCGATTACCTTTTGAAACCAATTGTATAGGCAAATATGAGAACACTCATGGCCTCTTCTCTTCATATACAGAggcacccccacccccacccaaaTCAATATTCAGGATTTAAATGCATGTGCTACTTTAGAGATGAAAATAATCCAATCATTGGTCTTCGTATCTTCTCATATGCCATCATTCATGAAATTGGAACAATCATGTATATGTCCAAAGTTAGTTCAAGAAATGTAAATTCTAAAGTTGGTTCAAGAAATGTATAGTTCCAAAGTTGGTTCAAGAAATGTATAATACACACAGAGGCACCTTATTTGACCCTCATGCAAAAAGAGCACAATGCATATTTGATTTGACAATATTTATGAGGCTTCCATATATGCCATGTAGCTGGAATTTACGCTCCAAACACCTAACTTGCCAATTACAGAAACATGTATCTTTGttccaaatagaaaaaaatttgcatgtcaaGTTTATGATAACCAGAGAACTATAAATTAAGCTCTGTACTCCGTAGCCAAATAACGATACATCAACTACAAAAAGAAGGTTGCATATTTAAGTATAATTCATCTTTGCAACCTTATATAAAGACCCACGTACAAATTCAATGTGTAACTGAAGAGGTCCTTTTCTTCCACCTTAATGTCTCTTCTCAACCTTTTGAAGTAGAGTTCAAAGCCTAAACATTTTATTTGAACTGAAGAGGCCATCTACATTAGCACTTTCAGTCTTAGTACGAAGTATGATTCCTTTCACTTGCAATTAAGTGTTGAATCTCATTCAACTGTTACAGCCATGTACATATGCATCGCTGTGCTTTTGAACTTCTGTGTAACATCAACGATACACATTTCAACTAGAAGCAATTGCTTGCCTCCTAAACAATATTGATTGTTGCTGTCCTGTGATTGGTTAACCATGTTCTACATTAGTTGAGACGTGCCTGTCATGCAGAATGGCAAAGTCATTCCACTTCTGAACAAATTTCTTGGGACAAAGGAAAAGCGTTTGCTGCTGATGGTGAGGGCATAGAAAACCATTAGGTAACAGCTCTATATCTCGTCTATAGTTTGCATATTCCCTACTCTTTTcaatttcatcttttttttgaaagagtaATTATGAATTTAGCTTAACTCTACCCTTTTATTTTATACTTAATGACATGTACTGACAACCTGTATTGCAAACTAAATGTATAAAACTTTGCCTTCATGGCTATTGCTAAATTG contains:
- the LOC120705674 gene encoding probable serine/threonine-protein kinase At1g09600 isoform X2, with protein sequence MCFMSVATCQIGQGTYSNVYRARDLEKEKIVALKKVRFDNLEPESVKFMAREILILRRLDHPNVIKLEGLVTSRMSCSLYLVFEYMEHDLAGLASFPGVKFTESQVKCYMQQLLRGLEHCHSRHILHRDIKGSNLLIDNRGILKIADFGLASFFDPEQRHPLTSRVVTLWYRPPELLLGATNYGVAVDLWSAGCILAELYAGKPIMPGRTEVEQLHKIFKLCGSPSEDYWRKSKLPHATIFKPQHPYARRVSETFKEFPTPALALVDVLLSVDPADRGTASSALQSEFFTTKPYACNPSSLPRYPPSKEFDAKRREEEARRQGAAGGKQHKHEPERRTRESRAVPAPDANAELVSSLQKRQAQANTRSRSEMFNPGKEDSASGFRIEPPRPTPVTESSEDSQRAYPTRLFHSGPLVNQNHPSTGGGVKNGELKVPGAANQPVAVSTRSGLRTDGSSRTMVVQAEAFAHGRRLSESINEHFSNSGKYDQVFPKKDDRSSRVDGAIGHGSKGNKIHHSGPLTCPSGNVDEMLKENDRQIQEVFRRTRVEKSRARRDHGHHQGGLRPADFGAIPVFPSSRSSYQAVQQ
- the LOC120705674 gene encoding probable serine/threonine-protein kinase At1g54610 isoform X1; this translates as MGCVCGRPSSAFDDGQCRTTPPPAAKLSAAVRREEEARKQQHARAGSGREEALERRRAMMAMAAACQVRSPVPRVVEGEQVAAGWPPWLVAVAPEAVRGWVPRRAESFEKLDKIGQGTYSNVYRARDLEKEKIVALKKVRFDNLEPESVKFMAREILILRRLDHPNVIKLEGLVTSRMSCSLYLVFEYMEHDLAGLASFPGVKFTESQVKCYMQQLLRGLEHCHSRHILHRDIKGSNLLIDNRGILKIADFGLASFFDPEQRHPLTSRVVTLWYRPPELLLGATNYGVAVDLWSAGCILAELYAGKPIMPGRTEVEQLHKIFKLCGSPSEDYWRKSKLPHATIFKPQHPYARRVSETFKEFPTPALALVDVLLSVDPADRGTASSALQSEFFTTKPYACNPSSLPRYPPSKEFDAKRREEEARRQGAAGGKQHKHEPERRTRESRAVPAPDANAELVSSLQKRQAQANTRSRSEMFNPGKEDSASGFRIEPPRPTPVTESSEDSQRAYPTRLFHSGPLVNQNHPSTGGGVKNGELKVPGAANQPVAVSTRSGLRTDGSSRTMVVQAEAFAHGRRLSESINEHFSNSGKYDQVFPKKDDRSSRVDGAIGHGSKGNKIHHSGPLTCPSGNVDEMLKENDRQIQEVFRRTRVEKSRARRDHGHHQGGLRPADFGAIPVFPSSRSSYQAVQQ